A stretch of DNA from Triticum dicoccoides isolate Atlit2015 ecotype Zavitan chromosome 2A, WEW_v2.0, whole genome shotgun sequence:
GGCATAGGTGGGGATAGATTGTACAATAGATTTGAGCAAAATTTCCTTCCCTTCAACGGATAACAATTTTTCTTTCCATCCATTATTTTTTTTATAATATAGTCAACAATTTTTCTTTTCATCCATTAATTTTTTTATAATACAGTCAACCAAGAACCGAAAACACTCGCTTTTGTCCATACCCACGTTGGCAGACAAACCGTAGTATTTGTCATTGAGAACTTCAGTCATAATATTCATAATTGAACAAATTTACGCCTTGTCTTCCACTTTTGTGTTGGGGCTAAAAAAGATGCTAGATTTTTCAATACTCACCATAAGGTGGCGGCACAATAAGCGTCTAGGACTGATTTCAAGGCCTCCACATTCATGGTATTGGCTTGCATAAGAATCAAAGAATCATCAGTAAAAAATCGATGGGGCAGACATGTTTCTATTCGAGCATTCTGGCCCTCCGTTGTTATTGCGGATGGACGTTAGCAGATCCCTCATCCCTCCCTGGTTATTGGGGAGCGTATTGAGGGTAGGTCAACTCTCCCACCATATTAGggaaagatgatatttttttgagGAACTCTCAAAATTCAACATGTGCAACGGTCGTCCAGGAGAGCAGGACTATATTTCACATCAGGTAAATTCTTAACCTTTCCTCTTTACTTTTTTTTCTTTCACATCTACCCTTCCCCTCACTAATATTATGTCCAAGCAGTGATTTTAAATTCATTCGTCCACAAATAACGAAATATCCCCTTCATGTGATCATTGATCATTCATCTACTACCAGTGCCAACAATGCCATTCCATTTATATAGGAAAGCTAAGCCATCCCCAAGAAACGACATACTGCAACATCAAATGTATTACAGATACGCCGCTTCAGTCCATGAAGCTACATTACAGACCtcgtcaagggctcaaagaggctcAAACAGTACACACTTAAACAGTCGGTACAAAAAATTTCATCCTCAATCGACTTGAACACTCGCTGCTAGGTACTTAGGTACTAATCTACTACTCGTCGTCATcagccttggatttcttcttctttttcttggatttcccCTCGGTGCCCGTCTTAGGATCAACAGACTCGGCGTCgcggttcttctttttcttcttcttaggggtCTCATCATCGCCATTGGCTTGCATCTCCACATCCTGCGGCTCCTCAAGCTtgtgcttctttttcttcttcttctcggtTCCAGTTTCAGCTTCTGTTGCGGCATTCTCAACGTCCATCGCGTCACTGTTAGCCTCAGCTTTGGACTTCTTCTTGCTTTTCTTCACAGATGCGTCACCATTCTCTTTGCCTACGAATGAATTTTTGGGTAGACAATTATGTTGGATTGATAAAATAAAGTAAGCAAAACCGGGAGACTAATGAAAGAACAGATCTATCCTTACCGTCATCATCCTCTGTGTTTGTCAAGCCATCAATAGCAGCTTTCATCACATCAAGGTTCTTGCGGGGTGCAACACCCTTATCGTAGAAATCTAGCCTCTCCTCAACTTGTTCACGCAGCTTCTCACCAAAAATGGAGCTACTCATATCTGGAATTCATAACCCCGTGAGAAAACCAATCAGAAAAGGGGATCAGAATGTGTTACGTTAGCAAACAAAGCTCTTCAACTAACCTGAATAGCAGTCAATACGTGAAGCAATGGAACATTTGTTTGCAAGGTATCGAGCCATCCTTCCCTTGTTCTTGGTTGATGCACGACCAATAAAAGATGAGTGGAATATGAGGCCATACTTTGGTGTGTTTCCACGTGTTTTCAGAGCTCTGCGGTACAATTAGGAAATAGGAAATGAATCACAAGGTTTCAGAAGCATAAAGGACTATCTTCGAATACTTGAAAGAACAGTAAATAAGGTGCTCTACATAAGCAGTCCAAGTATCAAGTACCTGAAGAGTGCCTTTTCAGCACCCAGTATCTGCAGAGTAGAAGCAGGGCATTTTGCAAGATTTGAAAGACTGCCAGCATGAGAGATTAGCCGAGCTCCAACCATTTCACCAATCAATGACGTCAGGTTTGGAGCAATGTCATTCATCTTTGTCACCAGATACTCATAGAGATTTTTACGGTACTCGGATAGATTCATGACCCTCTGAGCAAACTGTTGGACATTGATCAAATCAACAGGTGAAAGATCCTGGCCTAATAAAAATACAAAGGAGATTGAGTAAGCCACACTGTAAACAACCGAACTAAAGAGAAGCAAAATTAATTGTGGACAGATTTGTTACCCATAGATGCCTTTGCTGCCTCAACAATTTCTTTTGCCTTGTCTTCATCTCCAATTAGATCCGCTAAAGCTGGTATGTCCTTCTCTGACAAGTCTGATTTGTTTACCACAAACTTGGCAAGCTTAGCATAGAGGTAATTGTCATTCACAATCTTGACCAGCTCAGGAAAATGCCATCCATACCATTCCCTGCATTATAGATTAACAGCCGTTTAATATCTGTACAACTGCCACCATCATCCGTATATATAGGAGTGTGGAAGTGAagtgaatactacaaatatacaagaATGTAAGCGTAATGAACAAACATGGATTGAAATACCAATACCTTGAATATTACAAATACTTATACTAGTTACACAGTGAAACGAAAACAAGGTGATTCCTAGTGCTGACACAACATCTAAACTGAAGCATAGAACAACTGAACAGGTTAAATAACAGAAAGGGCGAGTAACCAACCTCACTCTCATAGAGAAGGAATTGACATCCTTGTCAAGTGTATCCAACAGAAAGATCGCTTGAATCACCATATTATCCACACGATTCACATTGAACTTCACCTTGGCCCTGCTATAGCTATGTCCCAGACCTAGCTGGGCTTTCTCCAGGTCAGATGGCTGCAaccaaaaaaaaacaaaaggaataaataaataaacaaacaaGAATGAAATTAACACTGTCAATACATCTATGGTGCACAGAAAACAGTTGCAGGCTGATGAACAGACCCTACTACAACCGTACTATAAGTCTATACCATCAGCTATATACAAATCTGAAAGATGCCATCCGCTCTATACTGACCAAAGTcatgcaagatcagattttgaagttACATGATTGTCGTTTCACCAGGACTATTAATTTTACCACTGCTAGGGAAACCTCTGATAAACAACCAGTTTAGCAGTGCTAACTGTTAAAACATCCCAGAGCAACACCGCAAGCAAGATGCCATTGACCCTAGTAGTTTACCAGTGCTAACTGTTAAAACATCCCAGAGCAACAGCGCAAGCAAGATACTGTACAATTGACCCTAGTACAGTCTGAACTCCCTATCAAACATACAACAGAAATAGGCGCATTAGTAAATCCATCACCTTGAGTTGCTCAATGAATTGATCGAAATGCAGCCGCACTGCACGAAGCAGTTCCTGGACATAGTCGTTGGACTGGCAAGGGATTCCGGTGGCCTCGGTGATGTGGGAC
This window harbors:
- the LOC119353448 gene encoding nucleolar protein 56-like, which translates into the protein MALYLLFESASGYALFHAHGIDEIGQSVDAVRSTVLDLKRFSKAVKLAGFTPFLSAVDALNQCNAISEGIMTDELRNFLELNLPKVKEGKKAKFTVGVMEPKVGSHITEATGIPCQSNDYVQELLRAVRLHFDQFIEQLKPSDLEKAQLGLGHSYSRAKVKFNVNRVDNMVIQAIFLLDTLDKDVNSFSMRVREWYGWHFPELVKIVNDNYLYAKLAKFVVNKSDLSEKDIPALADLIGDEDKAKEIVEAAKASMGQDLSPVDLINVQQFAQRVMNLSEYRKNLYEYLVTKMNDIAPNLTSLIGEMVGARLISHAGSLSNLAKCPASTLQILGAEKALFRALKTRGNTPKYGLIFHSSFIGRASTKNKGRMARYLANKCSIASRIDCYSDMSSSIFGEKLREQVEERLDFYDKGVAPRKNLDVMKAAIDGLTNTEDDDGKENGDASVKKSKKKSKAEANSDAMDVENAATEAETGTEKKKKKKHKLEEPQDVEMQANGDDETPKKKKKKNRDAESVDPKTGTEGKSKKKKKKSKADDDE